The Lasioglossum baleicum chromosome 3, iyLasBale1, whole genome shotgun sequence region CAGATGAGATCCACCAGGCATGGTGGTGGTGTACAGATGACAGCCTCTTGATCGTGGTAGCCTTCTGTCTTTAATGTGGGACCGTCCCCTAACAGCCAAGGGACGCACTCGAATGCGTCCACGTGGACGAACTGACGGCTTAAATTTCGCCGTGGCTCGCGAGAAATTGTCCCAATCATTGTCTTCGCTTTCGTCAGCGTCGTCGTCAACGTCGTCTCCGTCGCCGTTATCCTCGCAGTCCTGATCATCCTCCCGCTCGTTCAACACCTCTCCGGATCTGTTAGCTGTGGTGCCGTTTTCGAATTCTCTCAAACGAAACACGTAGACGTTGCTCTCTTTTCCTTTGTCTCCCGTCCGGAATAGTAGTATTCCATGTTGTTCTACTACGTCTAGTTGTTTAATTTGTACGGACTCGTCGAAGATCATTCTGTGGGACAGGCAGTCTGAAATATCAAGCGGATATTTATCGTTCGCTCGGGGTACGCCGACGAACAAAGGTATACCGAGTTACACCGAATTTGATGTTTGAAGCTAATGTAaatccaaaccaaaacacttcgtgtaaaggttgaccaagttccccggcccatccacttcagtgatatgaaggatggaccaagttcctcccgcctatcaaagttgtgatatgatggatggaccaagttcctcttgcctataagggctgtgatatcgggaaagaccaattcccagaggccaatgattgttgCACTTACCTAATTCAAACGTTACAACCTAGGgaacttggcgtctgcgctggcactactattttgacttgcatgagaaaaatttatatccggatacGGCGCAGAAGGAGACGATTCTGCAGGAGACGAAGCAACggtagattttaaaaaattcataagatttTTGCTTGAGCACTTGGGaatccggatataaatttttctcatgcaagTCAAAATACTAGTGCAAATAACTCGACAGCTTAGAGGTGGCGGGAGGGGAACTTGGTTCGCGCGCGTTGATAATGAAACAGAGTGTTTACATCAACGGAACCCTGATAGaattcggtaagcacgatcatggtctTTGTACGTTAAGTTATGCTTTTTAAAGAATAACTTCTCAGTAGGtcaatatattatacaattgaattCGTCTTTTTATTAGCTATAATgttccattaaaaaagaaaCGGAATAGACATCTTCAATAAACCATTGAACCAATCATTTTCTGcccgaaacattttcttgtattacTAAAAGCAATggagatattttcggtgtaAGTGTTAGATGcctcacaccctgtataaccgtTTCAAATAGTTATTTTCAGAGCCGTTTCAACCCCTGGTACGAATGCTTTCGTGGGTCGGTGTACGGAAGATAGTAAGAATGATGAGGGGACATTACCTTCTATTAAAAAGGTACCACTCTCCGTAGCAAGAATGACTTTACTGTCCAGCCAAACGTCCCCGCAGACGACCTCGTGAGGAAAGTCCGGATAGATGCATCTCGGCTCCCAAGGTCTGGGCTTCAATGGGCCAGCAGTGGCCAGCGAAGTGGGTGCTAGTCCTCGCACGATAGCTTCCAGCTTCAAGGCCTGGCCGACGCGTACCACCTCGACAGCACGCGTCTCCTCGCGACGTCGACCTGGAGCCTCCACCACATCCGACAAAGCTCGTCGGTTTAACATGCTCTGCGAAAATGCAACGGGTGTTCGTTCCAGGAGGGAGAGGGGATACAGCCAATGCGCGGTTCATCTTCaagcttatcgaaattttgCAATTCGCGTTGGTAAATCCATGCCGGAAGCATTCTCGAAGGAAGACGATACTACGTTCGAACTCTACGTTTGCAGTCCAAGTTGTTTTCTGGTCAAACTTACGTTGCTCTTGCCGTCCTGCGTGTGCTCTTGGTACATGTCCCTGAGGAGCGCGTCCAGGGTCCTCTCTCGCTTCCGCGAGAACGTGGGCGTGTTGAAGGTGGCCTTCTCGCCGTTGATCAGCTTGACGAGCAAGAACTCCCGTAGGGTGAACGGGTCCTCGAAGACAGGCGGACAGGGCAGGCTGGGTCCGAATAAAGGGACGCTCTCATCGCAATAGATGGCCACGCGCCATCCTTTGTTGTTCCCCTCGGTGGATACGACGGCGAACACGTCTGCGTCAAAAGATCCGGTTCAATCTCCGGCGGCCGTCGCGTTGCatcgcgtcgtcgcgtcggtccACAAGGGTAAACGACTTACGCGTAAATTGGCTCCTGATGCAATTTGGGTTGAACGTGTCTATAACGTCGGGGTCGTCTGTGTAAATAATATTCACGATATCATTACCGATGTGCCGCTTCCTCTCCAGTTGCTGCGGGTTGTCCTTTGAGTATGGTAGCATCGTACTGACATGGTACATCACTTCGTGGCCAGCGTACACCGTGTAGTAACTTTCCTTACCGGTCATGTCGCCTGAAATTTCGTGTCGCGTGTCAGTCAAAATAGGTCAAGTCGAGTTAACTATTTGACGACCATGTCAACCAATCTCTGGACCTGAATAACTTGAAGACCTTGTTATATGTTATCAAGGTCagcattctgaacaactttttctgaCCACTGAACAATGATTGCAAACATCTACggacacgcgatacagcgaattTTCTGAGAGGGGGTGCAAAGAGGTCCTCCGACTTAAAGGTCAAACGCGGTCATTGGGAAAAGGTAAAGTTCGCTACAGTCATTTAAACAGTTTactgcgaacattttaaaaattgaggtAGCGGTGGTAACATGTAAGGGacaagttgttcagaatgatgaccttgataacatatttcaaggtcataagATCCCCTATCACTCACCGTCTGAGTTTAATCTCATTGAACTCGTGTTCAATTATACATAGAGAATATAAGATTGATAGTAGTTCTAGTCAAATCTTATGAAATATCTTACCGGCAGGTAAGAAATATTtccatgaaaataaaataagaagatgAACGGTTGTGCGGCATTTTAGACAGATATTCCGTTATAGATCGTGAAGTCCTCGCTTTAAGGAATGTTCGATAATGGCGGTGGCAAAATTGTCAAAGCAAAAAATACGGTAATATAGAAAATGGCCGGCACCTTTCACGTCCAAGCCACCTCTGTATTTGTCCCAGTTCTTCAACCATATTCTCTCGCCCATGATCTCCAGGAAGTTCTCGAACTCCGGGCTACTCTGCTCTGTAAACGAGACACCGTGTAGAATGGTAACAGCTGACCTATTTAATCGTTGAAGTTTCACCACTAATCAATTTACCATTAGACAGCATCTCGTCGTCGGTGGTTTGCCCCTTTTTCGCATATATCACACCGAACTTGAAGTTCACCGAGCCCTCCTGCTCCTCCAGCAAGAGCAGGTCCTGCGGCGCGAAACTTAGTTGTATACTTGTCCGATCGGGTTATAGGTCTGGGTATGGGCATCACTAGAGGGCAAGGAAACTCACCTTCTGTATCTCCGGCGAGAAAACTTCGCGCGGTACTTTATCGAGCTTCTCCAGTCCGAAGAAGTTGCTGAAATTTCAATCAGATCCGAATAAAATTCGCGTTAGATTGTCCcttatctacagggtgtttccttAATCTTGCGCTTCTTAATAACTTCGTTAGTTTTGCcgacataaaaaaaattgacgacCTTCATTACGGTAGTACTAATAACATTTACCTGAGAATTTGCCTGATCGTTATCGTTTTGTTCGAAGAGTATGGCAGCGATATTTTCTGGGCGCcctaaatatttcatttctttcGTTACTAAAGTCTGTACGTTGTTTCTCGTAATGTTTCTTTCACTGTATAATGAGCTACTTACGGTTTTCCTCCACAAAATGACCCTGTAGTGAGGGACACTTTGATCGCTAACTTCGCTTGTCACGACTGACAAAAACAAAGGATTTCTTTCCTGATCAGCAGCAACGTAATTCTGATGCACTGaggataaatgcacaaagagaTTAGCAATTGTTTTTATCTTACTTTATTAAGGAAACTTAAttagttttatatgattgaagaattacagtaaagtcttgatctaagaaaacgggaaccgtaggatctaagaaaaacgaatatcccttCGAGCAGTGAAGTGTCAGAGCAGTGTAAAGTGTAAACATGCCGCcaaaacttctttgttttccgttatttttttatgaggCTCTCGTCaacttattatacagggtgtctcagctgaaggaggccacctaaacatctcctttatttttaatggtacaaaaaagatatttatggcataatttaaatggtatcgaagcaggaatatcatagaagaacaatttcttttgtccggttatctTTTCATAgttctttcaaggtcatcgttatttttttttttatcgggagaacttatttgtttttatttcatcttatagcggctggaaaaatacatttgaatataagtcgttaacaagatggaataaaaaaaataagttttccggATAAAAGAATAACGATGACctcgaaaaaactatgaaaaaataaccggacaaataaaaattgttcttctatgatattcctccttcgataccatttaaattatgccataaatatcttttttgtgccattaaaaataaaggagatatttaggtggcctccttcagctgagacaccctgtattatatAATGACACTAAACACTGTCGCGACACCTTGGAAGCATAGTGGATTCGAAGAAGATATAACGAATAAAACAATCTCGCTATCGAACGGGATACTTATCGAAAATTCTTAAAATCACAGGTAGACACTTTACTTACATTTTCCGAGGAAGTACTTGAAATACCAGCGCGTTTGGTACTCGGGATTTTCCAATATCGGTGTGCTGGGCGAGCCGAACATCTgcataatgataatgataacgATCGGGTTTTATCGACAACGAAATTGGGGGACAGGAAAAGTGAGACGGGTTTCAGGAAACTGGCAAAATATTCTTGTCTAATCGACTCGTTGTTAAGTCATTACTCAAGAAAAATGGAAtttgtgaaaattaaaatatcagGTGATATTGATTTATGccgcatttttttcgaaaaatcaagcactgtgcgacgcgacTATATCAAATTGTACCACGTCATTCAGAAAGTTCTTAGCCTGACACATAGATGATATTGTTAGCAGCAAAAACATATCGTTGCTGGAAACATTCGTCCTTGATGTGAACATACCATACATTCCAAATTGATCTGTCAAATAGCTTGCTGCAGGCAGCTGATTAAGGTAGACGTGTTTGCTTTGGTTAGAATAATGggaaacttgaaaaatcgtgcagtcattgaatatttatatgaaaAAGGATTAAGCGCAAAGGAAATTTTTGATGATATGGTGAATGTGTTAGGGTACAGTGCTTCTTCATATGCAGTGGTAAAAAAATGGGTTGCTCTATTTAAACATGGTCGTACAGACATTAATGATGATCCACGTTCAGGACGTCCAAGAACTGCAACCACTTCAGAAATGATTGATCATGTTCACGATTTGGTTTTGGAAGATCGCCGACTAACTGTGGTTGATCTAGCTGAGGCCACAGGCATCCCAACTGGATCAGTTCATGAGATCTTAGCTAATGAATTAGGTATGAGAAAGCTATTGACAAGATGGGTGCCGCATTCGTTAAATTCGGATCAAAAACGCATTCGCGTGAAATGTTCTCAACAACATTTGGATCGTCTGCGAACAAATAAAACTGACTTTGTGCGTCGATTTCTAACCATGGATCAAACTTGGGTTTACCACTATAATCCTACATTGCGACAACAAATCGCAGAGTTGACTGAGCCTGGTTGTTCAGCTCCAAAGCAGCCAAAGTGGTCAAAATCGACAAAGAATGTCATGGCATCCGTTTTTTGGGAAGCAAAAGGATTTTGTTAATTGATTACCTTCAAATCAGGAAAACAATAACACGAGAGTATTACTGAAACCTTTTGGATCAACTGGATGCACAAATTCGGGAGAAAAGACTTGGCTTAACGGagaaaaaagtcatttttcgCCAGGACAATGCACCGGCTCACAAAGATGTTCTTGCAATGGCCAAATTGAAGGAGTTACGCTATGAATTGTTGCAGCATCCACCATATTCACCAGACCTGGCCCCTCTAACTTCCATTTGCTCCCAAACCTCAAAAAAGTCCTATGTGGCAGGCGTTTTTCGTCAAATGAAGAAGTTATAACAGCCGTAGATGAGGATTTTATGTCTCGAggaaaatcatttcagagatggggtaaatgaattagaaaatcgctggaaaaaatgtatcgagcttaagggagaatatactgaagaataaatgtattttgACTCATTAGTTCGTGTCATTTCATTGttaggctacgaactttctgaatgacctaGTGCATAGTGTCGAAAGTGTGAACTGTATTCCTCCAAAGAGTCCGTAGGAAAGATGGCTGACGGAAGGATGGACGACACGCAAAGAGACATAATTACGCTGTTCTTACTTCTTCTTTCTCGCCGGGAGAATCGCCGTTCTCGACCCGAAATCTTCTACCATTGTCGGAGCCGTCTTGCTCGATCTGCGGCAGCTAAAAGGCGATTTCAAAGGGCTACATTAGCAACTGTGAGAACCGTGTCTGGTACAAGAGCGCCGTGTTCCAGTTTCGGAGTAGCTCCGTTACGCGTCGAGAGCCGGAAAAACGAACGGCGCACCGCGACCCGTTTTCCCCGTTCTTCTGTAATTAACTTTTATTGTGCCGCAGCCTGTCGCCCTTTTTATTCGACCGCTACAATTTGTTCAAACTTTGCTACTCGCGAACGCCAGCAATCCTGTATCTCGTACTGCTCAAATTGCTATCGCCACCGGTAAAACTAACCTTGTCAAGGAAATAGTACGACGTGATAAATACAGTAATAAGTCCCGATATATAAGAAAAACATACGGATCGAAGTGTCAACTATATCGTGCACAAACACTATACCTTGATCTCTTATCGCTGGCGTCGAACGTAGACAAGGATAGCGAGTAAACAGTGACTTTgaagtaccatttaaaaaaataaaggtgCCCTTAACAAcactaaaaaagaaaattttcaaactttttttattgcatgtatagccaatcgaatattcatcgaattctgtttaaaatatttttttgtcagattatcgcaagcacttaattgaaaaatcatgaaaagtgttacgtgggacaccctgtatattgggtTGAGACGAAAGTTTGTAGcctttcttaaattaaaattcaaagataaaattaatacttattcattttattcagtAACAtagtttccattctgttctatcacATGTCGCCATTTTTGACGCAACGTGTGTCATGTTATTGGATAAATCTGTGGATAAAAATATCTTAATTGTATCCTCGAATTTTAATTTATCAATGGCTATAcaaactttcgttccaatccaATAACTTCATATGTAATCTAGTCTTTTCAAGTGGTAGTGAGGATTATGTCATACAATATGATTTTATACGCACAACAGGTTCTTCCATAACTTTTATCAAGATTACTATCCTTGAGACACAGTGATGCGAAAGAAcgtctttaaaaaaataatttggaaAAGAATATTCAAAGCAGAtggataaaaaataatatttcgttGTGTCAATGTGTGACACAATGCACTATTTGTGCTGTGAAATGTGCTAATCTTTTGACTGCAGGCAGCACGTATGCAATGTGCATGTCTAAAGTTTCGACACTATCTGCAGTAACATACATGTGTACCTTGGAGATTTTCTCTGTAGTATACATATAGTGACCTTGAATGTTAGAGAGTGGTATTTTAGGTAGCATTACAAAATATTCTTGCAATGATTTGTATATCAAAACATTTTAATGAATTATCATTGAAGAAAGTGTCataaaaatgcaataaatcTTTTACTGGAGCAATACAAAAATGGACTGCTATACAGCTTCTTGTTATAATTTGGTTGTGAAAGTGACTAAAATTATTCAAGTATTgtgatatgtatatttattaattcacGTATTTCGAGGTTGTTATCAATGAAATCAGAGTTTAAAAATAGTTGACATACACCAACGCATCACTTTTGCATTTTTGCGGCGTAGTTTGTGAAAAAATCATGCATTCTACGTGTAGAGCGTAGATGTCTACATATTGAACGGTATAATCATTGCTGATTACGCGTCGAACCAGGCGAACGATGGCGATTGTAATGGCAATTTACAGAATTAGATATTGCATTACGAATTCGTGCTAAATAAAAGTCTTTTTGTGAGAATGCAAAAATACTGCGTTTACAacatacagggtatttcacctaacttgaccatccTAAATATCTCGTTTATTTTTGGAGCCCGGAAACATGTCGGAGGCAAAAATTTTCTTAAGGTCACTCGAttggaaatttcaaggtcatcgaacattttttaaacgcgACTACATATTTTCATTACAACAGTCTCATagcttataaaaaaaaaacaaattcaacgatgtgCAATATGTTGACCTTCACGTGATCAGTCACTCATCTTTAAGCACCCATAACTTTCGAACCAGTGAATTCCTCGCATTAAAACTTGGTTTTTCGGCATTTTTTCATCAAAATCTacagaattatataaaaaaagttgaaaatttttggcCCCTTAAATTGATGTTAGCCGAACAGTTAGACTTGTACAGTAAATCGTGTTGGGTATGGGTGATTTTAAATTGAAGTGTTTACATGTGACACCATTGCATCGGTTGGAATAATCACGGTTCTTCAGAATCGTCAATTAAACAAGCAAATATGCTCCGAATTGTGTcatgtttggtctcattttaatcagaaaagtgtgACAAATATGCCGGTATAAGTGGATGGATTGGTGTTGTCTTACTGATATGTCTAATTCTGAATTTTACAggattcatttttcgcaaatattgtGCACGTcaccagcgcccgctctagcggttacgtcgcacagtgggacctttcgtccaaatcggagacaaaatcaaagaactttcgatagaaatgaggtagagcgatgaaattttttaaaaattaaagttgaaactttgcagaatatgggaaaaatagggagattatggtacgaacgttttttgaccttgagaaaattcgttaaacatgtagaatttcaagaaattgattttgcaatattctgaggtcgtagacaaattttgagaccagatttgaaatcagcgtgaaaaaatctacgggaaatgaagtacagcatgttcaaaaaaaattttttctgcgcGTGGTAtcggaaaaaccacaattttctcgaaattgtgcaagtttaacgaatttaaaCAACGAAAGTTtaacaacgttaaaaaacgttcttaccataatctccctatttttctcatattctgcaatgtttcagctttaatttaaaaaaaatgtcatcgctctacctcatttctatcgaaagttctttgattttgtctccgatttggacgaaaggtcccactgtgcgtcgccccggacaaaaagacaaattgtcgCCCCtgaagaatatacatatatattttttgaataaagatacatattttttattttcaataaagatgAAATCATTTTatctaaattttaataaaacaatgtATTTAGAAAGAAACATATAACATGACATAACATTGATATAATCAAACAGTACAAAACGgtagaaattaattaagaaatatcTGTACCTAGCCACAAATTGATAAccatataattttttacatttttaaatgctattaaaaatgtgtattattgcacaaacaattaaaatgccattatcttgaaaataaaacaaggtAACACCAACTATACGCTAAAATTAGAAAAACTTTCTTTTCTTACTTTCAGTTctgttaacttttttattacatcttttaaatttacttGATCAGCAATTTCATGGTCAATTGCCAAAATGGCCGAACAATTATGATGATTTTGTGTAGTAGTCGAACGTAAAAAGTTCTTAATTCATTTTACGCTGCGCACTGTAAATTGTTAGCTAACGAAAAAATCGGtatgtgaaattttctattaattgggtattcaacacatcaatatttttctcacacttacagccaaaatggcgggTTGCCCGCCCCTAGAGCGGACCCTGACGTCACATACAATATCGAAACTGTATGAACTTTCGCGACAattcaatatttcattttcggAGCCACTCCAAATTTTTCTAGATATTTCTCAAATGCTCTCACCATTTCCACGCTGCCATAGTACCGTCTGGAGAG contains the following coding sequences:
- the LOC143207083 gene encoding GTPase-activating Rap/Ran-GAP domain-like protein 3 isoform X1, translated to MLCLDIKLVSRLRGVSLTSGSSTSVSPVPLSATSTSSTSASLEKRKRSKRRKESGSMTESDSEEEAAPPPPEMIRRNRSRSVCVSALPSTQLRYLQRRASHHVSTTDAIARRGVLSRRYYGSVEMLPQIEQDGSDNGRRFRVENGDSPGEKEEMFGSPSTPILENPEYQTRWYFKYFLGKLHQNYVAADQERNPLFLSVVTSEVSDQSVPHYRVILWRKTGAQKISLPYSSNKTITIRQILSNFFGLEKLDKVPREVFSPEIQKDLLLLEEQEGSVNFKFGVIYAKKGQTTDDEMLSNEQSSPEFENFLEIMGERIWLKNWDKYRGGLDVKGDMTGKESYYTVYAGHEVMYHVSTMLPYSKDNPQQLERKRHIGNDIVNIIYTDDPDVIDTFNPNCIRSQFTHVFAVVSTEGNNKGWRVAIYCDESVPLFGPSLPCPPVFEDPFTLREFLLVKLINGEKATFNTPTFSRKRERTLDALLRDMYQEHTQDGKSNSMLNRRALSDVVEAPGRRREETRAVEVVRVGQALKLEAIVRGLAPTSLATAGPLKPRPWEPRCIYPDFPHEVVCGDVWLDSKVILATESGTFLIEDCLSHRMIFDESVQIKQLDVVEQHGILLFRTGDKGKESNVYVFRLREFENGTTANRSGEVLNEREDDQDCEDNGDGDDVDDDADESEDNDWDNFSRATAKFKPSVRPRGRIRVRPLAVRGRSHIKDRRLPRSRGCHLYTTTMPGGSHLRMCVAVGRRLTVLQWKHSAAWTAWCSTSDTDTVDGFTVLKEFNASETPSLVTMIESTDSANEWTLCCGVRHHFELISASGSTRILHIDGTSKPHLVAALDLCEDEEPELILCYNNTCHFQKLVEENTAPSEFDFNWNSVPAAIACAFPYVIAFTKDTMEIRLIINGNLVHTMAMPNLNLITSKQDIFFATTAPEFLPRKCERIRLDAKPSDKEEPVSSPPPFAQSSSSRSNSQNSQNDWKPIRIYQIPLQTLSRSNLSICTQRRCPSPIEPEITSAPPTSDRTFLTVEPHRALSRSCSSSPTPTPTNLMPPHSPLRK
- the LOC143207083 gene encoding GTPase-activating Rap/Ran-GAP domain-like protein 3 isoform X2, which codes for MLCLDIKLVSRLRGVSLTSGSSTSVSPVPLSATSTSSTSASLEKRKRSKRRKESGSMTESDSEEEAAPPPPEMIRRNRSRSVCVSALPSTQLRYLQRRASHHVSTTDAIARRGVLSRRYYGSVEMLPQIEQDGSDNGRRFRVENGDSPGEKEEMFGSPSTPILENPEYQTRWYFKYFLGKLHQNYVAADQERNPLFLSVVTSEVSDQSVPHYRVILWRKTGAQKISLPYSSNKTITIRQILSNFFGLEKLDKVPREVFSPEIQKDLLLLEEQEGSVNFKFGVIYAKKGQTTDDEMLSNEQSSPEFENFLEIMGERIWLKNWDKYRGGLDVKGDMTGKESYYTVYAGHEVMYHVSTMLPYSKDNPQQLERKRHIGNDIVNIIYTDDPDVIDTFNPNCIRSQFTHVFAVVSTEGNNKGWRVAIYCDESVPLFGPSLPCPPVFEDPFTLREFLLVKLINGEKATFNTPTFSRKRERTLDALLRDMYQEHTQDGKSNAPGRRREETRAVEVVRVGQALKLEAIVRGLAPTSLATAGPLKPRPWEPRCIYPDFPHEVVCGDVWLDSKVILATESGTFLIEDCLSHRMIFDESVQIKQLDVVEQHGILLFRTGDKGKESNVYVFRLREFENGTTANRSGEVLNEREDDQDCEDNGDGDDVDDDADESEDNDWDNFSRATAKFKPSVRPRGRIRVRPLAVRGRSHIKDRRLPRSRGCHLYTTTMPGGSHLRMCVAVGRRLTVLQWKHSAAWTAWCSTSDTDTVDGFTVLKEFNASETPSLVTMIESTDSANEWTLCCGVRHHFELISASGSTRILHIDGTSKPHLVAALDLCEDEEPELILCYNNTCHFQKLVEENTAPSEFDFNWNSVPAAIACAFPYVIAFTKDTMEIRLIINGNLVHTMAMPNLNLITSKQDIFFATTAPEFLPRKCERIRLDAKPSDKEEPVSSPPPFAQSSSSRSNSQNSQNDWKPIRIYQIPLQTLSRSNLSICTQRRCPSPIEPEITSAPPTSDRTFLTVEPHRALSRSCSSSPTPTPTNLMPPHSPLRK
- the LOC143207083 gene encoding GTPase-activating Rap/Ran-GAP domain-like protein 3 isoform X3, whose amino-acid sequence is MTSLRRSANQSTREGTSGRRHALAGISSKSMRSVLHTPTAPGSPLRHRSKYELRSISLEGSKVLPWTARSTTDAIARRGVLSRRYYGSVEMLPQIEQDGSDNGRRFRVENGDSPGEKEEMFGSPSTPILENPEYQTRWYFKYFLGKLHQNYVAADQERNPLFLSVVTSEVSDQSVPHYRVILWRKTGAQKISLPYSSNKTITIRQILSNFFGLEKLDKVPREVFSPEIQKDLLLLEEQEGSVNFKFGVIYAKKGQTTDDEMLSNEQSSPEFENFLEIMGERIWLKNWDKYRGGLDVKGDMTGKESYYTVYAGHEVMYHVSTMLPYSKDNPQQLERKRHIGNDIVNIIYTDDPDVIDTFNPNCIRSQFTHVFAVVSTEGNNKGWRVAIYCDESVPLFGPSLPCPPVFEDPFTLREFLLVKLINGEKATFNTPTFSRKRERTLDALLRDMYQEHTQDGKSNSMLNRRALSDVVEAPGRRREETRAVEVVRVGQALKLEAIVRGLAPTSLATAGPLKPRPWEPRCIYPDFPHEVVCGDVWLDSKVILATESGTFLIEDCLSHRMIFDESVQIKQLDVVEQHGILLFRTGDKGKESNVYVFRLREFENGTTANRSGEVLNEREDDQDCEDNGDGDDVDDDADESEDNDWDNFSRATAKFKPSVRPRGRIRVRPLAVRGRSHIKDRRLPRSRGCHLYTTTMPGGSHLRMCVAVGRRLTVLQWKHSAAWTAWCSTSDTDTVDGFTVLKEFNASETPSLVTMIESTDSANEWTLCCGVRHHFELISASGSTRILHIDGTSKPHLVAALDLCEDEEPELILCYNNTCHFQKLVEENTAPSEFDFNWNSVPAAIACAFPYVIAFTKDTMEIRLIINGNLVHTMAMPNLNLITSKQDIFFATTAPEFLPRKCERIRLDAKPSDKEEPVSSPPPFAQSSSSRSNSQNSQNDWKPIRIYQIPLQTLSRSNLSICTQRRCPSPIEPEITSAPPTSDRTFLTVEPHRALSRSCSSSPTPTPTNLMPPHSPLRK